A window of the Phaseolus vulgaris cultivar G19833 chromosome 5, P. vulgaris v2.0, whole genome shotgun sequence genome harbors these coding sequences:
- the LOC137836015 gene encoding uncharacterized protein, whose protein sequence is MLDVMSLSYPFQTLLLGCVTAPTPRYFGRTRWCHVQATPPSSVILNADESGKFSEKIHATNLASGRGAPFVTQGSTVGIIGGVSVDATLKFLRKLVELSSEDGGNSIPFLLCSDPFFSKELLSFERSYFVSSTSRAENLKLDSSSIVQSLRNKRVFLENSGASCIVMPCNVSHSWYEQVCEGCSVPVLHMAECVAKELKEAKLKPL, encoded by the coding sequence ATGTTGGATGTGATGTCTTTGAGTTATCCGTTCCAAACATTATTACTAGGTTGTGTAACTGCTCCTACTCCCAGATACTTTGGCAGGACAAGGTGGTGCCATGTTCAGGCCACACCCCCATCTTCAGTTATTTTGAATGCAGATGAAAGTGGGAAATTTTCTGAGAAGATTCATGCCACAAACCTTGCTTCAGGAAGGGGTGCTCCTTTTGTCACTCAGGGAAGTACTGTGGGTATAATTGGAGGGGTGTCTGTGGATGCCACTCTCAAATTTTTGAGAAAACTTGTGGAGTTGAGTTCAGAAGATGGAGGAAATTCTATTCCTTTTCTACTGTGTTCTGATCCTTTCTTTAGTAAGGAGCTTCTGTCCTTTGAAAGGAGTTATTTTGTTTCTAGCACAAGTAGAGCGGAAAATTTGAAGCTCGATTCTTCTTCGATTGTGCAGAGTCTTAGAAACAAGAGGGTTTTTCTTGAGAATTCTGGGGCCAGTTGCATAGTCATGCCTTGTAATGTGTCACATTCTTGGTATGAACAAGTGTGCGAGGGATGTTCTGTTCCTGTTCTTCACATGGCCGAGTGTGTTGCCAAGGAGCTCAAGGAAGCTAAGCTAAAGCCTCTTTAA
- the LOC137836014 gene encoding uncharacterized protein isoform X1, translating into MKKKHPVEKPFCGHVASQFLTNPSEFSPQGCLGTPNIRVLNLRFSGKDVGLSQQVGTRSWRRQSLQYTSLVMSRQTDGFLASANAPSSETQIITRSEEGSEGTKSSVLTSQLIPNFNEVEFLVTKLCDSSSIGELDLKLAGFHLHIVRDLTEQNETLPPPTPIPASVSVNDVVETPKTNGSVSTTSLAISNPLGQVYFPGSIQRFLDKAKDEGLVIIPCPKVGYFRRSRTIKGKRAPPSCKEKQIVEEGQVICYIEMLGVDVAIEADVSGEIIKILRKDGEPVAYGDALIAILPSFPGVKMLE; encoded by the exons atgaagaagaagcacccTGTAGAAAAGCCCTTCTGCGGACATGTGGCTTCACAATTTCTCACCAACCCTTCTGAATTCTCACCTCAAG GTTGCTTAGGTACCCCAAATATTAGAGTATTGAACTTGCGCTTTAGTGGAAAAGATGTTGGCCTTTCACAACAAGTTGGTACAAGAAGCTGGAGAAGGCAGTCTTTGCAGTACACTAGTTTGGTTATGTCACGGCAGACAGATGGGTTTTTGGCATCAGCCAATGCCCCATCGTCAGAGACCCAGA TTATTACAAGGTCTGAAGAAGGTTCTGAAGGGACTAAATCTTCAGTTTTGACAAGTCAGCTTATTCCCAATTTTAATGAG GTGGAATTCCTCGTCACAAAATTATGTGACTCGAGTTCAATTGGGGAGCTAGATTTAAAA CTTGCTGGGTTTCACCTGCATATAGTGAGGGATTTGACGGAACAAAACGAAACTCTACCTCCTCCTACTCCTATTCCTGCTTCTGTAAGTGTAAATGATGTCGTAGAAACGCCTAAAACAAATGGATCAGTTTCTACAACTTCATTGGCCATCTCGAATCCTTTAGGCCAGGTGTATTTTCCAGGATCTATCCAGAGATTCCTAGACAAAGCTAAGGATGAAGGCTTGGTGATAATTCCATGTCCAAAG GTGGGGTACTTTAGGAGATCACGAACAATAAAGGGGAAGCGTGCTCCACCATCATGCAAAGAG AAACAAATTGTTGAGGAGGGGCAAGTGATTTGTTACATTGAAATGCTGGGTGTTGATGTGGCAATTGAG GCTGATGTGTCCGGAGAGATCATCAAGATACTACGAAAGGATGGAG AACCTGTTGCATATGGTGATGCGCTTATTGCAATATTGCCATCATTTCCAGGAGTAAAGATGCTTgaataa
- the LOC137836014 gene encoding uncharacterized protein isoform X2, with translation MPSCCLGTPNIRVLNLRFSGKDVGLSQQVGTRSWRRQSLQYTSLVMSRQTDGFLASANAPSSETQIITRSEEGSEGTKSSVLTSQLIPNFNEVEFLVTKLCDSSSIGELDLKLAGFHLHIVRDLTEQNETLPPPTPIPASVSVNDVVETPKTNGSVSTTSLAISNPLGQVYFPGSIQRFLDKAKDEGLVIIPCPKVGYFRRSRTIKGKRAPPSCKEKQIVEEGQVICYIEMLGVDVAIEADVSGEIIKILRKDGEPVAYGDALIAILPSFPGVKMLE, from the exons ATGCCTTCAT GTTGCTTAGGTACCCCAAATATTAGAGTATTGAACTTGCGCTTTAGTGGAAAAGATGTTGGCCTTTCACAACAAGTTGGTACAAGAAGCTGGAGAAGGCAGTCTTTGCAGTACACTAGTTTGGTTATGTCACGGCAGACAGATGGGTTTTTGGCATCAGCCAATGCCCCATCGTCAGAGACCCAGA TTATTACAAGGTCTGAAGAAGGTTCTGAAGGGACTAAATCTTCAGTTTTGACAAGTCAGCTTATTCCCAATTTTAATGAG GTGGAATTCCTCGTCACAAAATTATGTGACTCGAGTTCAATTGGGGAGCTAGATTTAAAA CTTGCTGGGTTTCACCTGCATATAGTGAGGGATTTGACGGAACAAAACGAAACTCTACCTCCTCCTACTCCTATTCCTGCTTCTGTAAGTGTAAATGATGTCGTAGAAACGCCTAAAACAAATGGATCAGTTTCTACAACTTCATTGGCCATCTCGAATCCTTTAGGCCAGGTGTATTTTCCAGGATCTATCCAGAGATTCCTAGACAAAGCTAAGGATGAAGGCTTGGTGATAATTCCATGTCCAAAG GTGGGGTACTTTAGGAGATCACGAACAATAAAGGGGAAGCGTGCTCCACCATCATGCAAAGAG AAACAAATTGTTGAGGAGGGGCAAGTGATTTGTTACATTGAAATGCTGGGTGTTGATGTGGCAATTGAG GCTGATGTGTCCGGAGAGATCATCAAGATACTACGAAAGGATGGAG AACCTGTTGCATATGGTGATGCGCTTATTGCAATATTGCCATCATTTCCAGGAGTAAAGATGCTTgaataa
- the LOC137836016 gene encoding embryo-specific protein ATS3B-like → MKRASEFIILFFLKHKTMNALNWTIILAICIIFAFSSHATPNVTRSEAMRSSKLNQTQHQMNECSYVVNVETSCSSSFYARGKIDVLFGDAIGNEVYVPQLHGPFEDCTMNIYDIYGALCSTQICRLHIYWSGDGGLILEKVSIHSNYYDPVTFYYHTYIPEGGFYGFDYCHYY, encoded by the exons atgaaaagaGCAAGTGAGTTCATTATTCTCTTTTTCCTGAAGCACAAAACAATGAATGCTCTTAATTGGACTATAATCCTTGCAATTTGCATCATCTTTGCCTTCTCATCACATGCAACACCAAATGTTACTCGGAGTGAAGCCATGAGATCTTCCAAGCTCAACCAAACCCAACACCAA ATGAATGAGTGCAGCTACGTTGTTAACGTAGAGACAAGCTGCAGTTCTAGTTTCTATGCTAGAGGAAAAATCGATGTTCTATTTGGGGACGCTATTGGCAATGAG GTGTATGTTCCACAACTGCATGGTCCTTTTGAGGATTGCACTATGAATATATATGACATATATGGAGCATTATGTTCAACCCAAATCTGCCGTCTACACATATACTGGAGTGGAGATGGTGGTTTGATACTGGAGAAAGTGAGCATACATAGCAACTACTACGATCCTGTTACATTTTACTACCACACTTATATTCCTGAGGGTGGTTTCTATGGTTTTGACTATTGTCATTATTATTAG
- the LOC137836005 gene encoding nuclear pore complex protein NUP93A-like, producing MANEDFSSWTDLLHSSTKLLEQAAPSAQFPPLQRNLDQLESLSKKLKSKTVRTEAPSQSIAATRLLAREGINAEQLARDLKSFELKTTFEDVFPVEATSVEEYLQQVHEMAMVSAVQEAQKDNLRSFNDYMMKVLEEDWQKEKRDFLQSLSRISTLPRTNIAANSSVGTLPGQIASVSSTPQVSSGSSSMEIVPLSGRPIVEKKASVYAEVVKNLNKARESGLPFKPAAAFKGAYENLGIDASGGKSVTMRKIWHLVQMLMGEDSAPQRVSKRMSLIIGARRHLEWGHEKYIMDTIQSHPAQAALGGGVGNLHRIRAFLRIRLRDYGVLDFDAGDARRQPPVDTTWQQIYFCLRSGYYDDARNIALSSRASHQFAPLLTEWINTGGMVPEEIAAAASEECERMLRTGDRVGRTAYDKKKLLLYAIISGSRRHIDRLLRDQPTLFSTIEDFLWFKLSAVRDCPSGPSSIVLSDSLIPYSLDDLQSYLNKFEPSYYTKNGKDPLVYPYILLLSIQLLPAVLYLSKEAGDEGYNIDAVHLSIVLADHGVLSEGAGSGQKLGVMDAYAEVSTIIRQYGSMYLRIGDLQMALEFYAQAAAAVGGGQLSWTGRGNVDQQRQRNLMLKQLLTELLLRDGGIYLLLGARGSGEEGELGRFVTDPKAREQFLIEAALQCQEAGMYDKSIEIQKRVGSFSMALDTINKCLSEAIIALFRGRLDGESRTAGFIHSGNEILETYAYYPDVSHQEREHVFQQQTVLRQLESILSIHKLARLGHYVDALREVAKLPFLPLDPRGSDSAVDAFENLSSHVQACVPDLLKVALSCLDNLTDSDGSLRALRAKIASFIANNLKRNWPRDLYERVAQRL from the exons ATGGCGAACGAAGACTTCAGTAGTTGGACTGATCTGCTACATTCTTCGACGAAGCTTCTAGAACAAGCTGCACCTTCTGCTCAGTTCCCTCCACTTCAG AGGAACTTAGATCAACTCGAATCATTATCCAAGAAGCTTAAATCCAAAACCGTAAGGACTGAGGCACCGTCTCAATCTATCGCTGCAACAAG GCTTCTTGCTCGTGAGGGGATAAATGCAGAGCAGCTTGCAAGGGATCTGAAGTCATTTGAACTGAAG ACAACTTTTGAGGATGTTTTTCCTGTTGAGGCAACAAGTGTTGAAGAGTATCTGCAGCAG GTTCATGAAATGGCAATGGTCTCTGCCGTTCAGGAAGCTCAAAAGGATAATCTCAGGAGTTTCAATGATTACATGATGAAAGTTTTAGAG GAGGATTGGCAAAAAGAAAAGCGTGATTTCCTTCAGAGTTTAAGTCGAATTTCAACATTACCTAGGACAAACATTGCTGCTAACAGCAGTGTGGGTACCCTCCCAGGTCAGATTGCGTCTGTGTCTTCTACTCCACAAGTCTCATCTGGTAGTTCTAGTATGGAGATTGTTCCCCTGTCTGGCAGACCTATTGTGGAGAAAAAGGCATCTGTCTATGCTGAGGTAGTGAAGAATCTGAATAAAGCAAGGGAATCTGGGTTACCATTTAAA CCTGCAGCAGCTTTCAAGGGTGCATATGAAAATTTGGGCATTGATGCTAGTGGTGGAAAATCAGTAACGATGCGAAAGATATGGCACCTTGTTCAG ATGCTGATGGGTGAGGACTCAGCCCCGCAACGTGTTTCAAAACGGATGTCATTGATTATTGGCGCAAGACGCCACCTTGAATGGGGACATGAAAAATACATAATGGACACCATACAAAGCCATCCTGCACAA GCTGCACTTGGTGGTGGTGTTGGGAATTTGCACAGAATCCGTGCCTTTCTTCGG ATTCGGTTGAGGGATTATGGAGTACTGGATTTTGATGCTGGTGATGCTCGGCGGCAGCCTCCTGTTGATACAACATGGCAGCAG ATATATTTTTGCCTGAGGTCTGGTTATTACGATGACGCAAGAAATATTGCCCTATCTTCACGTGCTTCACATCAATTTGCTCCTTTG CTCACAGAGTGGATTAATACTGGAGGGATGGTCCCAGAAGAGATTGCAGCTGCTGCATCAGAGGAATGTGAAAGAATGCTGAGAACTGGTGATAGGGTTGGTCGAACTGCATATGACAAGAAAAAGTTACTTTTGTATGCCATCATATCAGGTTCCCGAAGACATATTGATCGCCTGCTCAGAGATCAGCCAACTCTCTTTAGTACAATAGAAGATTTCTTGTGGTTCAAATTGTCAGCTGTGCGGGATTGTCCTAGTGGACCTTCATCCATTGTTCTAAGCGATAGTCTGATTCCATACAGCCTGGACGATTTGCAAAGTTACCTGAATAAATTTGAGCCCTCATACTATACAAAAAATGGAAAAGATCCTCTGGTATATCCCTATATTTTGCTTTTAAGCATTCAATTGCTTCCAGCTGTATTATACTTGTCTAAGGAAGCAGGAGATGAAGGGTATAACATTGATGCTGTACACCTATCAATTGTGCTAGCTGATCATGGGGTCCTTTCTGAAGGTGCTGGTTCTGGGCAAAAGTTGGGAGTGATGGATGCTTATGCAGAAGTATCCACCATTATCAGGCAATATGGATCTATGTATCTACGTATTGGTGATCTCCAAATGGCCCTAGAATTTTATGCACAAGCTGCTGCAGCAGTGGGCGGTGGGCAGTTGTCGTGGACTGGTAGAGGTAATGTTGATCAACAAAGGCAGAGAAATCTGATGCTGAAGCAGCTTCTCACGGAACTATTATTAAGGGATGGAGGCATATATCTTTTACTTGGTGCAAGAGGTTCCGGAGAAGAAGGTGAATTGGGACGTTTTGTGACTGATCCAAAAGCAAGGGAACAATTTCTAATTGAAGCTGCATTGCAGTGTCAGGAGGCTGGGATGTATGACAAA TCTATAGAAATTCAGAAGAGAGTAGGTTCCTTCTCAATGGCGCTGGATACCATCAACAAGTGCCTTTCTGAAGCTATTATTGCCCTTTTCCGTGGAAGATTAGATGGTGAAAGTCGGACTGCCGGCTTTATCCATTCTGGCAATGAGATTTTGGAGACATATGCGTATTATCCAGATGTCAG TCATCAAGAGAGAGAACACGTTTTTCAGCAGCAAACCGTGTTACGACAACTTGAGTCAATATTGTCAATTCATAAATTAGCAAGACTGGGGCATTATGTCGATGCATTAAGGGAGGTTGCTAAACTTCCATTTCTTCCTCTAGACCCTCGAGGCTCTGATAGTGCTGTTGATGCGTTTGAAAATTTATCTTCGCATGTCCAAGCTTGTGTTCCAGATCTTTTGAAAGTTGCCCTTAGTTGTCTGGACAATTTGACTGACTCTGATGGATCACTTCGTGCCTTAAGGGCTAAG attGCGAGTTTTATTGCAAATAATTTAAAGAGGAATTGGCCTCGTGATTTGTATGAGAGAGTTGCCCAGAGGTTGTGA